The DNA window CACGCCCGCGGCGACCCTGGCGGACATGACGGCGCGCGAGAGCGTGCTCGCCGAGGCCCTGGAGAAGGCCGCGCGGCGCGAGGCCCTCGTGCGGGAGCGGGATGCGCTGCGGGCCTCGCATGACGTGGCCTTGCGTGAGGAGCGGCACGCGGATGAAACACGGCGAGGACATGAGACACGGCACGCCTCGCTCACGTCCGAGCTGACGGCCTGTCTGTCTTCACGCTGTTTCCCCCCGGGCCTTCCGCCGCAAGCGGCCCTGGCCTTGTGGCGGGATGCCTCGGCGCTGCGGCAGCGCTGGCAGGACGTGGGAGCGGAGGAGGCCGCGCTCGTCGTCGACGAGGACGCCTGCGAGGGGGTCATCACCCGGCTGCGCACGCTCGCCGCGGAGCTGTTCCCAGGGACGGAGCTTCCCCTCGACGGAGGAAGTCCTCCCCCGCAACGTGCGCTGGGAAACGGCCCGCGCCTCTCTCGGTCCTCGCCCGAGGTGGAGTCGCTGGCCCTGCGCGTGAGCTCCGCGTTGGACGCGGCCCGGGAGCAGGAGGCGGAGCGGCGCACCGTGGTGGAGCGTCACCGGGAGCTGCGCGAGGAGAAGGCGCGGCTCGACGAGCTGTCTCGCGCGGAAGAAGCCGCCCTCGCCTCCCTGCTCGCCGAAGGGGGAGGAGGCGACGAGGAGAGCTTCCGCCGGCACGCTCGCCAGGCCCGCCGCGCCACCGAGCTCACCCACCATGCGCGAGAGCTGGCGCATCGCATCGAGGCCCGCACGGGCCTCTCCGATACGGAGGCCCGAGAGTCCCTGCGGGCGCTGGGCGGCGAAGCGGGCCTGCGGGTGTCCCTGGAGCAACTCCGCGCCAGCCACACCCAGGCCCAGGCGAAGGCCAGGGAGCTGCTCACCGAGCAGGGCGCCACCGGCAATCAGCTCGAGCAGTGGGAGAACGACGACCTGCTCGCCCGCCTGCGAATCCAGGAGGAGACGCTGCGCGCGAAGGTGGCGGAGCTGGCCACGCGTTACGCGGAGGACAAGCTCGCCCTCGCGCTCCTGGGGCAGGCCCGGCGCCGCTTCGAGGAGGAGCAACAACCCCGTGTCGTGCAGCTCGCCTCCGAACACTTCACGCTGTTGACCGCGGGCCGCTACCGCCGCGTGTTCATCCCCGCGGGTGACGAGCGCGAGCTGCGCGTGAGCGACGGCCAGCGGGACTGGACCGCGGCCCAGCTCTCACGCGGCACCCGGGAGCAGCTCTACCTGGCCTTCCGCCTGGCGGTGGTGCGCGACTTTTCGGAGACCCGGGGAGCGCTGCCGCTCATCGTGGATGACGTGCTGGTGAACTTCGACCCCTTGCGAGCCCGGGCCGCCATCCACTTGCTTGCCCAGCTCTCCGAGCACCAGCAAGTGATTGCCTTCACCTGTCACCCGTGGCTGCGAGCACTGTTCGAGGCGGAGGGCGCGCGCCTGCAACATCTGGAGACGCGCGATACACCTTCCGCGCTCCGCGCGGGCTGAGAGACACGCGATAGACCTTGGTACAAGGGCTCGCATGTTCGTACAAGGTTTCACGTCAATCTCAAACGCGTTCGCATTCCCCGGAGACGTGGTGGGCGTTGAGGACTCGGCATCCTCGAGCCGGGGGACTCACGTCCTCTGAGAAGCCTGGACATATCGGCGACCGGCTCGCGCGGCTCCACCGCGCGCGGAATGGAGCATCGCCCCATCATGTCCCGTATCACGAGTACCGAGGTCGTCATCCCCCAGTCCCTCTCCGCCGAAGCCCGGCGGCGACTGACGGACGCGCTCTACGCCGTGCATCAAGAAATCTTCGACGGCGTGGAGCGGGAGTGTTTCGCACGCTACGTGGTGGACTCCTCCGCCGAGCACACCTGGATTCAGCTCCACCGCAACGAAGCCGGCTTGCTGGTCGGCTACTTCGCCCTGCATGTCTTTGAGAAAAAGCTCGACGGTGTCACCACCGCCGTGTTTCGCGCGGAGGCGGGCTCGCTGCGAGCATATCGGGGCAGCAACCTCAGTCCCCGGCTGGCGTTGTCCCTGGTGCTGAAATACCTGCTGCGTCACCCGGGCCGTCCGGCGTACTACCTGGGCGCGCTGGTCCACCCCTCCAGCTATGCCTTGCTCACGAAATATTGCGGCGAGGTGTGGCCCCGGCGCGAATGCCCCCTGCCCGCGGGGCTGCGCGACTTCATCGACGAGCTGGGCACCGCGTTCGGCCTGGCACGCGTGGGCCCGGACACCCCGCTGCTGCGGCAGGTGGGCTGGCGCACGCGAGACTCCGAGGCGGAGCGGGACTACTGGCGCCAGTGTGACAAGCCCTCCGCGCGCTTCTTCCTGGAGGCCAATCCCGGCTACACGCAAGGCCACGGGCTGTTGACGCTGGTCCCCATCACGCTGGCCAACATCCTGAGCATCCTGCGCGTCATGTGCGGCCGCTTCCTCCAGAGCCCCATGGACGCGGCCATGGCGCTCGCCTACCTCCTTCCGGGCGGCGCGCGGCTGCTCCGCGCGACGGTGGCCCGACAGCTCAAGTCCTCCCCGCTGTTCGCCCAC is part of the Myxococcus landrumus genome and encodes:
- a CDS encoding cyclic nucleotide-binding domain-containing protein, which encodes MSRITSTEVVIPQSLSAEARRRLTDALYAVHQEIFDGVERECFARYVVDSSAEHTWIQLHRNEAGLLVGYFALHVFEKKLDGVTTAVFRAEAGSLRAYRGSNLSPRLALSLVLKYLLRHPGRPAYYLGALVHPSSYALLTKYCGEVWPRRECPLPAGLRDFIDELGTAFGLARVGPDTPLLRQVGWRTRDSEAERDYWRQCDKPSARFFLEANPGYTQGHGLLTLVPITLANILSILRVMCGRFLQSPMDAAMALAYLLPGGARLLRATVARQLKSSPLFAHFAPSVLKALAARAQVRALPPGHYVFRQSDVSDELYLLARGAAYVLAGTGPREEVVNQLGSGTVFGEISAFAGGRHCTSVRTASASTVVRIPGAALRPLLESDAGLRKNVWGTLTERHFDDLIRAQRRYAHLGRKERRAWLSRGVERELAAGQELLLEPGCHLFMVSGAVELSHVTPRLVARGALFLEVERHLPLVAREDTRVVVLP